Within Sorangiineae bacterium MSr11367, the genomic segment GCGAAGGGGCGCGCCCGGAGCGATCGCCAGTGCGTCGTCCAACGCTTCGAGCGCCCCCGCCGCATCGCCCAGGGCGTCGAGGCGGATGCGCCCGAGCTCCAGCGCCGCAAGCCCGGCGCGCGGGTCGTTTCGGTACCGCTTACGAAGCTGGTCGAACGCCGCCGCCGCGTCCTTCGAACGGCCTTGGGCGCGCGCGTCGGTGGCGCGGGCGAGGAGCTCTTTTGGCCCGTCCACCGTCGCTGCGGGGCGTGGTGGCGGCGCCGCGGAAGGCGGCAGTTCGATCACCGGCGCGGAGGCCGTGGGCGCGAGCCCGGGTTCGACCGTGGTGGACCATGTCTCGCCGCTGCCGAGCACCCGCCGCGACGATCCATCGTCGCGCGCCACTTGGACGGTCCCGCGTGTCACGTCCACGTGGAGCACCTCGCGATCGGGCCTTGGCTCGATGCGAACGCGGAAGGCGGTGCCGAGCACGGTGATCTGATGATTCGCCGCGCTCACCACGAAGGCGCGCGCTTCGACGCGCGGAATGTCCAGGGCGATCCCGCCGGACTCGAGGACCACGTGAACCCGTTCGGGCGTGATGCTCGCGAGCGCCATCCGGCTCTTGGATCGAGCGTGACGCGCGAGCCATCGGGAAGCGTGATCTCCTCGCGCGCTTCGTCGGCGTGGACGGGGGCCGTCTCCGCCACGCGCT encodes:
- a CDS encoding tetratricopeptide repeat protein; amino-acid sequence: MVLESGGIALDIPRVEARAFVVSAANHQITVLGTAFRVRIEPRPDREVLHVDVTRGTVQVARDDGSSRRVLGSGETWSTTVEPGLAPTASAPVIELPPSAAPPPRPAATVDGPKELLARATDARAQGRSKDAAAAFDQLRKRYRNDPRAGLAALELGRIRLDALGDAAGALEALDDALAIAPGAPLREDAEARRVDALDALSDPRCAAARTSYLGRYPQGVHAKTVRLRCTQR